In a genomic window of Bordetella petrii:
- a CDS encoding TAXI family TRAP transporter solute-binding subunit: MSKSVKHTLGNKKGWGLAAACAAVAMAFAAPLPASAQQKFVSIGTGGVTGVYYAAGGAICRLVNKDRSSHGIRCSVESTGGSVFNVNTIKAGELDLGVVQSDVGYNAYNGVGQFKDAGEFKKLRSVFSIHPEPFTVVARKEANIKSFEDFKGKRFNVGNPGSGTRASMEELLATMGWTLKDFSLASELRPDEHGSALCDGKIDGFFYGVGHPSANIQDPTTTCGAQLVSLTGPAVDKLVEKYPYYAYATIPGGLYPNNPNDTKTYGVTATFVTSADVSDETVYTVVKAVFDNLDDFKKLHPAFAHLKAEDMAKNGLSAPLHPGAEKYFKEKGLL, encoded by the coding sequence ATGAGCAAGTCTGTCAAACACACCTTGGGCAATAAAAAGGGGTGGGGCCTGGCCGCCGCATGCGCGGCAGTGGCGATGGCGTTCGCCGCTCCGCTGCCGGCCTCGGCGCAACAGAAGTTCGTCAGTATCGGCACCGGCGGCGTAACGGGCGTCTACTATGCCGCGGGCGGCGCCATCTGCCGCCTGGTCAACAAAGACCGCTCCTCGCACGGCATCCGCTGCTCGGTGGAATCCACGGGCGGCTCGGTGTTCAACGTGAACACCATCAAGGCCGGCGAGCTGGACCTGGGCGTGGTGCAGTCCGACGTGGGCTACAACGCCTACAACGGCGTGGGCCAGTTCAAGGATGCGGGCGAGTTCAAGAAGCTGCGCTCGGTGTTCTCCATCCACCCCGAGCCGTTCACCGTAGTGGCCCGCAAAGAAGCCAACATCAAGTCGTTCGAAGACTTCAAGGGCAAGCGCTTCAACGTGGGCAACCCGGGCTCGGGCACGCGCGCCTCGATGGAAGAGCTGCTCGCCACCATGGGCTGGACGCTTAAAGACTTCTCGCTGGCCTCGGAACTGCGCCCCGACGAGCACGGCTCGGCGCTGTGCGACGGCAAGATCGACGGCTTCTTCTACGGCGTGGGCCACCCCTCGGCCAACATCCAGGACCCGACCACCACCTGCGGCGCGCAACTGGTTTCGCTTACCGGCCCGGCGGTCGACAAGCTGGTTGAAAAGTATCCGTACTACGCGTACGCCACCATCCCGGGCGGCCTGTATCCGAACAACCCCAACGACACCAAGACCTACGGCGTGACGGCCACCTTCGTCACCTCGGCCGACGTGTCTGACGAAACGGTCTACACCGTGGTCAAGGCGGTGTTCGACAACCTGGATGACTTCAAAAAGCTGCACCCGGCCTTTGCCCACCTGAAAGCCGAAGACATGGCCAAGAATGGCCTGTCGGCGCCGCTGCATCCGGGCGCCGAGAAGTACTTCAAAGAGAAAGGCCTGCTGTAA